Proteins encoded by one window of Sorex araneus isolate mSorAra2 chromosome 3, mSorAra2.pri, whole genome shotgun sequence:
- the LOC129403525 gene encoding keratin-associated protein 5-5-like gives MVNSCCGSVCSEQSCEESCCCRPSCCVSSCCRPQCCQSVCCRPSCCISSCCRPSSCGSSCGGSGCCRPTCCISSCCRPSSCGSSCGGSGCCRPTCCISSCCRPSSCGSSCGGSGCCRPTCCISSCCRPSSCGSSCGGSGCCRPTCCISSCCRPSSCGSSCGGSGCCRPTCCISSCCRPSSCGSSCGGSGCCRPTCCISSCCRPSSCGSSCGGSGCCRPTCCISSCCRPSSCGSSCGGSGCCRPTCCISSCCRPSSCGSSCGGSGCCRPTCCISSCCRPSSCGSSCGGSGCCRPTCCISSCCRPSSCGSSCGGSGCCRPTCCISSCCRPSSCGSSCGGSGCCRPTCCISSCCRPSSCGSSCGGSGCCRPTCCISSCCRPSSCGSSCGGSSCCRPTCCISSCYRPSSCGSSCGGSGCCRPTCCISSCCRPICCQTTCCRPACSSASCC, from the coding sequence ATGGTCAACTCGTGTTGTGGCTCCgtctgctctgagcagagctgtgAAGAGAGCTGCTGCTGCCGGCCCAGCTGCTGCGTGTCCAGCTGCTGCAGACCCCAGTGCTGCCAGTCTGTGTGCTGCCGCCCCAGCTGCTGCATCTCCAGCTGCTGCCGCCCCTCTAGCTGCGGCTCCTCCTGCGGTGGCTCCGGCTGCTGCAGGCCCACCTGCTGCATCTCCAGCTGCTGCCGCCCCTCTAGCTGCGGCTCCTCCTGCGGTGGCTCTGGCTGCTGCAGGCCCACCTGCTGCATCTCCAGCTGCTGCCGACCCTCTAGCTGCGGCTCCTCCTGCGGTGGCTCTGGCTGTTGCAGGCCCACCTGCTGCATCTCCAGCTGCTGCCGGCCCTCTAGCTGCGGCTCCTCCTGCGGTGGTTCCGGCTGCTGCAGGCCCACCTGCTGCATCTCCAGCTGCTGCCGCCCCTCTAGCTGCGGCTCCTCCTGCGGTGGTTCCGGCTGCTGCAGGCCCACCTGCTGCATCTCCAGCTGCTGCCGCCCCTCTAGCTGCGGCTCCTCCTGCGGAGGCTCCGGCTGCTGCAGGCCCACCTGCTGCATCTCCAGCTGCTGCCGCCCCTCTAGCTGCGGCTCCTCCTGCGGTGGTTCCGGCTGCTGCAGGCCCACCTGCTGCATCTCCAGCTGCTGCCGGCCCTCTAGCTGCGGCTCCTCCTGCGGTGGTTCCGGCTGCTGCAGGCCCACCTGCTGCATCTCCAGCTGCTGCCGCCCCTCTAGCTGCGGCTCCTCCTGTGGAGGCTCCGGCTGCTGCAGGCCCACCTGCTGCATCTCCAGCTGCTGCCGCCCCTCTAGCTGCGGCTCCTCCTGCGGTGGTTCCGGCTGCTGCAGGCCCACCTGCTGCATCTCCAGCTGCTGCCGCCCCTCTAGCTGTGGCTCCTCCTGTGGAGGCTCCGGCTGCTGCAGGCCCACCTGCTGCATCTCCAGCTGCTGCCGCCCCTCTAGCTGCGGCTCCTCCTGCGGTGGTTCCGGCTGCTGCAGGCCCACCTGCTGCATCTCCAGCTGCTGCCGCCCCTCTAGCTGCGGCTCCTCCTGCGGTGGCTCTGGCTGCTGCAGGCCCACCTGCTGCATCTCCAGCTGCTGCCGCCCCTCTAGCTGCGGCTCCTCCTGCGGTGGCTCCAGCTGCTGCAGGCCCACCTGCTGCATCTCCAGCTGCTACCGGCCCTCTAGCTGCGGCTCCTCCTGTGGTGGCTCCGGCTGCTGCAGGCCCACCTGCTGCATCTCCAGCTGCTGTCGTCCCATCTGCTGCCAGACCACCTGCTGCCGCCCCGCCTGCTCCAGTGCCTCTTGCTGCTGA
- the LOC129403678 gene encoding keratin-associated protein 4-9-like, with product MVNSCCGSVCSEQSCEESCCCRPSCCVSSCCRPQCCQSVCCRPSCCRPSCCRPSCCRPSSCCRPSCYISSCCRPICCRPTCCRPSSCCRPSCYLSSCCRPTCCRPICCISSGCRPSCCGSSCCRPSCCGSSCCRPSCCISISCCRPSCCGSSCGGSSCCCPICCQTTCCRPTCSSASCC from the coding sequence ATGGTCAACTCGTGTTGTGGCTCCgtctgctctgagcagagctgtgAAGAGAGCTGCTGCTGCCGGCCCAGCTGCTGCGTGTCCAGCTGCTGCAGACCCCAGTGCTGCCAGTCTGTGTGCTGCCGCCCCAGCTGTTGCCGCCCCAGCTGCTGCCGCCCCAGCTGCTGCCGCCCCAGCAGCTGCTGCCGCCCCAGCTGCTACATCTCTAGCTGCTGCCGCCCCATCTGCTGCCGCCCCACCTGCTGCCGCCCGAGCAGCTGCTGCCGCCCCAgctgctatctctctagctgcTGCCGCCCCACCTGCTGCCGCCCCATCTGTTGCATCTCCAGCGGCTGCCGCCCCAGCTGCTGTGGTTCCAGCTGTTGCCGCCCCagctgctgtggctccagctgctgCCGCCCCAGCTGTTGCATTTCTATCAGCTGCTGCCGCCCCTCTTGCTGTGGCTCCTCCTGCGGTGGCTCCAGCTGCTGCTGTCCCATCTGCTGCCAGACCACCTGCTGCCGCCCCACCTGCTCCAGTGCCTCTTGCTGCTGA
- the LOC129403524 gene encoding keratin-associated protein 10-7-like, which yields MVNSCCGSVCSEQSCEESCCCQPSCCVSSCCRPQCCQSVCCRPSCCISSCCRPSSCGSSCGGSSCCRPCCSSSSCCGSSCCRPTCCISSCCRPSSCGSSCGGSGCCRPTCCISSCCRPSSCGSSCGGSGCCRPTCCISSCCRPSSCGSSCGGSGCCRPTCCISSCCRPSSCGSSCGGSGCCRPTCCISSCCRPSSCGSSCGGSGCCRPTCCISSCCRPSSCGSSCGGSGCCRPTCCISSCCRPSSCGSSCGGSGCCRPSCCISSCCRPSSCGSSCGGSGCCRPTCCISSCCRPSSCGSSCGGSGCCRPTCCISSCCRPSSCGSSCGGSGCCRPTCCISSCCRPSSCGSSCGGSGCCRPTCCISSCCRPSSCGSSCGGSGCCRPTCCISSCCRPSSCGSSCGSSGCCRPTCCISSCCRPICCQTTCCRPACSSASCYISVQSANYFNIRQTITRKTCQTITRKTCQYAWYIRTVARGGLPNSRTSPTRTLTMTGSCCGSTCSEEGCCQPSCCQPSCCRTTCCTTNCCSVPSCCSPCCSPCCSPCCSPCCRPCCSPCCSPCGSSASCCGSSCCRPSCCCISSCCRPCCSSSSCCGSSGCRTCCCLRPVCGQACCCTTCYRPTCVISTCPRPMCCAIPCCSC from the exons ATGGTCAACTCGTGTTGTGGCTCCgtctgctctgagcagagctgtgAAGAGAGCTGCTGCTGCCAGCCCAGCTGCTGCGTGTCCAGCTGCTGCAGACCCCAGTGCTGCCAGTCTGTGTGCTGCCGCCCCAGCTGCTGCATCTCCAGCTGCTGCCGGCCTTCTAGCTGCGGTTCCAGCTGCGGTGGCTCCAGCTGCTGCCGCCCCTGCTGCTCTAGCTCCAGCTGCTGTGGTTCCAGCTGCTGCAGGCCCACCTGCTGCATCTCCAGCTGCTGCCGCCCCTCTAGCTGCGGCTCCTCCTGTGGTGGCTCTGGCTGCTGCAGGCCCACCTGCTGCATCTCTAGCTGCTGCCGCCCCTCTAGCTGCGGCTCCTCCTGCGGTGGCTCTGGCTGCTGCAGGCCCACCTGCTGCATCTCCAGCTGCTGCCGCCCCTCTAGCTGCGGCTCCTCCTGCGGTGGCTCCGGCTGCTGCAGGCCCACCTGCTGCATCTCCAGCTGCTGCCGCCCCTCTAGCTGCGGCTCCTCCTGCGGAGGCTCCGGCTGCTGCAGGCCCACCTGCTGCATCTCCAGCTGCTGCCGCCCCTCTAGCTGCGGCTCCTCCTGCGGTGGCTCCGGCTGCTGCAGGCCCACCTGCTGCATCTCCAGCTGCTGCCGCCCCTCTAGCTGCGGCTCCTCCTGCGGAGGCTCCGGCTGCTGCAGGCCCACCTGCTGCATCTCCAGCTGCTGCCGCCCCTCTAGCTGCGGCTCCTCCTGCGGTGGCTCCGGCTGCTGCAGGCCCAGCTGCTGCATCTCCAGCTGCTGCCGCCCCTCTAGCTGCGGCTCCTCCTGCGGTGGCTCTGGCTGCTGCAGGCCCACCTGCTGCATCTCCAGCTGCTGCCGCCCCTCTAGCTGCGGCTCCTCCTGCGGTGGCTCCGGCTGCTGCAGGCCCACCTGCTGCATCTCCAGCTGCTGCCGCCCCTCTAGCTGCGGCTCCTCCTGCGGAGGCTCTGGCTGCTGCAGGCCCACCTGCTGCATCTCCAGCTGCTGCCGCCCCTCTAGCTGCGGCTCCTCCTGCGGAGGCTCCGGCTGCTGCAGGCCCACCTGCTGCATCTCCAGCTGCTGCCGCCCCTCTAGCTGCGGCTCCTCCTGCGGAGGCTCCGGCTGCTGCAGGCCCACCTGCTGCATCTCCAGCTGCTGCCGCCCCTCTAGCTGCGGCTCCTCCTGTGGTAGCTCCGGCTGTTGCAGGCCCACCTGCTGCATCTCCAGCTGCTGCCGTCCCATCTGCTGCCAGACCACCTGCTGCCGCCCTGCCTGTTCCAGTGCCTCTTGCT ATATTTCTGTGCAATCTGCTAATTATTTCAATATTAGGCAAACAATAACAAGGAAAACATGTCAAACAATAACAAGGAAAACGTGTCAATATGCCTGGTATATAAGAACTGTGGCAAGAGGGGGTCTTCCAAACTCCAGAACCTCACCCACCAGAACTCTCACCATGACCGGCTCCTGTTGCGGCTCCACCTGCTCTGAGGAGGGCTGCTGCCAGCCCAGCTGCTGCCAGCCTTCCTGCTGCAGGACCACCTGCTGCACCACCAACTGCTGCAGTGTGCCCAGCTGCTGCAGCCCGTGCTGCAGCCCCTGCTGTAgcccctgctgcagcccctgctgccggccctgctgcagcccctgctgtAGCCCCTGCGGCTCCAGCGCCagctgctgtggctccagctgctgCCGCCCCTCTTGCTGCTGCATCTCCAGCTGCTGCCGGCCctgctgctccagctccagctgctgCGGCTCCAGCGGCTGCCGCACCTGCTGCTGCCTGCGCCCGGTGTGTGGCCAGGCGTGCTGCTGCACCACCTGCTACCGCCCCACCTGTGTCATCtccacctgcccccgccccatgTGCTGCGCCATTCCCTGCTGCAGCTGCTGA
- the LOC129403523 gene encoding keratin-associated protein 4-7-like — translation MTGSCCGSTCSEEGCCQPSCCQPSCCRTTCCTTNCCSVPSCCSPCCSPCCSPCCSPCCRPCCSPCCRPCCSPCCRPCGSSASCCGSSCCRPSCCCISSCCRPCCSSSSCCGSSGCRTCCCLRPVCGQACCCTTCYRPTCVISTCPRPMCCAIPCCSC, via the coding sequence ATGACCGGCTCCTGTTGTGGCTCCACCTGCTCTGAGGAGGGCTGCTGCCAGCCCAGCTGCTGCCAGCCTTCCTGCTGCAGGACTACCTGCTGCACCACCAACTGCTGCAGCGTGCCCagctgctgcagcccctgctgcagTCCCTGCTGTAgcccctgctgcagcccctgctgccGCCCCTGTTGTAGCCCCTGCTGCCggccctgctgcagcccctgctgccGGCCCTGTGGCTCCAGCGCCagctgctgtggctccagctgctgCCGCCCCTCTTGCTGCTGCATCTCCAGCTGCTGCCGGCCctgctgctccagctccagctgctgCGGCTCCAGCGGCTGCCGCACCTGCTGCTGCCTGCGCCCGGTGTGTGGCCAGGCGTGCTGCTGCACCACCTGCTACCGCCCCACCTGTGTCATCtccacctgcccccgccccatgTGCTGCGCCATTCCCTGCTGCAGCTGCTGA